From Solanum lycopersicum chromosome 4, SLM_r2.1:
TACATAACAAacaaatttaacaatataacaaaatatattttaaataacaatcaaaataatcatTATGATacgataataatataataaaatataataaataacagTGATTCAAACATAGTatcagaaaaagagagaatatttcaTGCAAACCGTTTAATATTCATATTACCAATTTTTATTTGCCATGCACGTCACACAAGAAAATGCTCAACTTTTAATTAACTAATGTAAGATATGTTGTTGTGAGgtatttgttttaacttttaataataataataataataataataataataataataataataataataataataataaaagcgTCATTGTGACATCAAAGTGACAACTATATATTAAAGCAAATTATATAGTATCATTAATCCCAGTTGTTAAAATAGTATTATACATAGTAAAACCCGATAGTATTATAAGTTACTAATGTTTACTTTCTAATCCCAAAAGTTTACATTTACACAATTTCTAtcccataaataattattttatttcaatgtcAAACATCTATATGTTTCCGTTTTGAACACTTCGGAACTTTCTAAGGAACACTTTGGTAAAGTATTTGACTTTCTTACTTCAAATTGCATGATTCATTTTGAACTGTTGGTGGAGTCAGAATTatcatgaataaataaatttatgaattaattgaCACAACGTTCACCAACTCATAATTTCTATAGACTTTTCCTTTTTCACAATAAAAATAGTAGCTAGGTAAACTATTGAGGGCCGCCGTTCACATGATTTATTTTTCCTATATATGTGCCCTTTCCCATAAATCATACAAACAACACACTTGCAAATATtgtctcattattattattaccaaaCAAATGGCTTTTGTGTGGGCAACATTCATTTTTGCTCTTATTCTATTATTCATTTTCTATGAGATACTAaatatcaaaaacaagaaaaaacttCCTCCTGGTCCCAAAGGCATTCCAATATTAGGACACCTCCATCTTTTAGGTGAAAATCTTACTCAAGATTTACACAAATTTTCTCTAAAATATGGTGCTATCATCTACATGAAATTTGGATTAGTACCAACTTATGTTATATCTTCCCCTCAATCAGCagaaaaaattctcaaaacttATGATCATATTTTTGCTAGTAGGCCTCATAACGAGACCGCTCAATACATATCGTATGGCCAAAGGAATTTGATTTTCTCAAAGTATGGCGCGTATTGGCGTAACATGAGAAAATTGTGTACGGTCCATTTGTTGAGTAACATGAAGATTCACTCATTCCAATCTACTAGAAGTGAAGAAATTGCCCTTATGATCAAAGAAATAGCTCAAGGTCATGTTGAGGTTGATCTTAGTGCTCAAGTGTCCAAGTTGAGTGCCAACTTGAGTTGCTTAATGGTTTTTGGGAAAAAGTTTACAGATGACGATTTGGACAAAAGAGGATTTAAGTATTTAGTTCAAGAGGTTACAACTCTAGCTGCAACGCCAAATCTTGGTGATTTTTTCCCATTTCTTGGTGTTATTGACCTTCAAGGACTCACACGCAGAATGAAGGATACTTCTAAGGTGCTTGATCCATTTGTAGAGAAGATTATTGATGAACATGTCAATGCTaaggaacaaaagaaaaataaggacTTTGTAGACACTATGATGGACATTATGCAATCCGGTGAAGCAGAATTCCAGTTTGATCGTCGTCATGTCAAAGCTGTCATGTTGGTATGTTCATTCTCTCCGTCTCAATTTACGCAAACgtatttgactaattttaaaatttctttaaaaaatttaccatctaaaataattcatataattttctatgAATATAAATAAGGAAAGATGTCAATCCTTATATACTTGACTAAAAGTAAAAGAACGTTACTCCCTCCCTTTCATTTTATGTACTATTGTTTGACTTGATattttgtttaagaaaaaaaaatagacttttgaaatttgtgatataaaataattcttaCATATTTATATGATTGTAAAGCATTTTACCAagaataaaaagttaaattatttctaattgtaacaagaattaaaaataaaaagggtatTGGAGTGAGGAAGGACTTAAATTGAAAAAAGGGAATAATATACTAACTACTCCTAGCTCAGCAATCAATCAACTATATGTcacttcaaaaattaattatttgagtAAACGACATGAATATTATCTTTGTTATTATGACTCAACATGATCCAGATGATACAATCATAATCAAATTATTGTCATGCAAAGTaacaaacaaattttttttatttttatgtaaattcaGGACATGCTTGTGGCATCAATAGACACATCATCAAGTTCAATTGAATGGATGTTGTCAGAGCTTCTAAGAAATCCAGACATAATGAAGAAACTCCAAAGAGAACTAGAAGAAGTAGTAGGCCTAAACAGAATGGTACAAGAATCAGACTTAGAAAACTTAAAATACTTAAACATGGTATTTAAAGAGTCATTTAGACTACATGCTGCTGCCCCGTTACTACTTCATGAAGCCATGGAAGATTGTGTGGTAGATGATTTCTATATCAAAAAAGGATCACAAGTTATTGTCAATGCATACACTATTCATAGGGATCCTAATTTTTGGACCGATGCCGATAAGTTTATGCCAGAGAGATTTCTTGAAAGTAACGTAGACGTTCGTGGACGTGATTATCAACTTTTACCATTTGGTTCTGGTAGAAGAAGTTGCCCGGGGATGCAATTGGCATTAATTATTGTTCGTCTTGTCGTGGCACAATTGGTTCATTGCTTTGATTGGGAACTCCCTAATGAGATGAACCCTAAGGATTTGGACATGACTGAGCAATTTGGTATAGTCACTGGCAGGGCAAATCATTTGATGGCTGTTCCAACTTATAGGCTACAACACAACTGATTTTGGAAAATTGATTTTGATACAtctacttataataataatttatatgatcTTGTATAATAAAGTTTCTTTCTTTAGGGATTTTGATTGATTACTTCTTTGTACGcaataatatgtttttgtttttgttataacTTTACTTCTACTAAATGATATATACAAACTTTTGCTTCTAAtccatattattatattattcccactgttcatttttacttatgatagtactacattttttaaaagtcaatttaataatttttaaagtagattacattaatttgatattttaaacaataaaattagataatttaaaaattataagaaaagtactataaattacaactttttgcatatcaatatagTGAAAACATACATCTAGTCAAAATTCTAattgtttgactctaaaaaaaaaaaaaaaactatgacaattaatcaaataatagtTGGTGAATCTATGAATAGTCATTGTTAGCTAAAGTTGAAATTTTACGTGGATATCCAAAATTTTGGTTAAAGGGTTTGATTGATGAAATTGGTAAAATAGACTGGTGATGTGCATGATTTTAATTCACCTACTTTTAAGAGTGGATGTTATTtccattaatataattatatcaaaaatattaatattttcttaaagaagCATATGAAAGAGAACTCGACTAACAAAAAAAGGTAATCCCTAGCTAGTCTTTTAGCTATAGCTAACCTCATGCAACATTACCTTCTTCAGAAGCAAATTCTCAACATTTGGTATTTGATCATTATAATCTACTTGTCTTTTAACCTCTAGTAGGTAacgttaaaaataaatatattatatatgatattatttaacATTATATTTGATTGGAGTTTGGgtttatgtataattaatttatagatTAGCTATACCTTTTATATGTATTGTTTGTGTGCGTGGCGCATGTATGCATATGTGtttctaattatttgtattttgaataatttataaattacatacatattaaaattataaattatttttatgtgtaaatGTAGATGTCTTATCTAATTTTAATAATGTTTATCGTCTTTTCACTTTTAAAAGTTGATAGTTTATTcgttttcaaattcaaaattgacATTTTGTAAGGGATCAATTTACTAAGATAACAattatttatcctcaaataaATTAAGTGGAAAAAAGGCAAACATGACCAAACCccttctccaaaaaaaaaaacaaataatttaaaacaatttgtgaaaaatatttcaattttttagaatttttttaccTCACCAAACCCCTACCGCCCCTACCCCCTACCtccacaaaaataattattttggaacaatattctaatttttttaaaaaaaaattatttttatgcaacctcacatgaatttattttttttaaaaaaaattattttttacgttACCCTACCCAGGCTATCCCTATCAAAAAACAActgcaaaaaaatttcattttttatgccCCACACTCCTACACCCCCAATTCCCTACCCCGCCACCTTCgtcagaaaaatttaaaaagataattatttctGAAAAGTATTTccaatttgaaaattttaatttttacccCTACCCAGCCATTTCccgtcaattttttaaaaagaaatagaaaaatagttcaatttcaaaaatttcattttacaCCACAAggtaaaagaattattttcttaaaaaatattttctagtctcaagcaatatataaaaaaaaaattaaaaaaatatttttcaatcaaacaaacattagaaaaatatttttttaaaaattatttttcaatcaaacaaacattagaaaaatatttttctttcttcctgtCAATTTCTTAATTGGTGGTGCCCTGTTTTGCTTTTCTTCCTATCATTATTGGATGTTTTTGcttttcctcttcttcatcattctgcTTCGCCTTCTTTGttttcataattattaaaattgattaaataattttcttctttctttcaatTTCACGCCGtggattttttttcctttcaatttCGTTATTATTGGACATTTTTGTCTTTTCTCATCTTCATCATTCAGATTCGCCTTCTTtgttaatatttgttttaaaatttaatgaactaaAAACTTGAATAATTTTGAGGGAATTATGTATTAAAAGATTTGAAACGTTGAGAGAatattatatctaaattttagAACTATTTAGATGTGATTTTGAGTTGATCGAAATCGAATTTATCAATGTATAGttaatgtatattttatatataattaagctttcaacattttgaatatatcataatttatagTTAGTATATCGATCATGGATAAGTAAGTTGTACTATATAATGTACGTATACTTGATATGATTTTTAACAAACTATATTGTGTAGTTATAAATTTATTGTGACTTTTGGCTATTTTTGTGTAAATAAAAGGGATAATGCTCAAGTACCCCcttaacctatgcccgaaatctcagagacacacttatctTATacaaaggtcctattaccctgaacttattttattaataatattttacctcttttcgacctacgtggcactatcttgtgggcccaacgaagattgacttttttttcaaactagtatcacgtaggctaaaaaggggtagaaaattacttataaaataagttcaggagggtaataagaccttagtatagtataagtgtgtctctggaatttcggacataggttgagggagtacttgtgcattttccctaaataaaaacataattatatttattgtaagCTAATTACATTATCCCCTATTAAATCTGTGTCCTATTTGACAGAAATATCAATAGTGACTTTTTGTATGCTGCATCAATCATAAATGAATTAGTAATTTTGAATTGTTTGTGGTTGGGGATATCAACTCATTATAAGTTTAGAATGAGTATAGGAAAAGGATATATTTCATTGTGAAAAAAGTTAGCTACaagtttaaattattataaatgattCATTggatatttatactatttaaaagtataaaaagaTTATCCTCTAAAACTAAagtgacaaaaaaataataatacaaaaattataaaaagtaggTGTGTCAATTTGAACttaagagtaaaaaataaattagaatcgtctttcctcttcttctttattCTTTACTTTGCATCATACTTCCTTGTATTATTTTAAAGCATATTTTTTGTTGGTTCACAATTAGGttaattttcaaagatttgttagtaaataattatattttaagcgTCTAATTAATTTTTCGATAAGGGCAGATCCATCCTTAGCCAAAGGGTGTCAAGCGACAATCCTACGTCGAAAAATTACATTGCATATAGAGGTCAACGTAATTAaggtttttgagaaaattatttgAAGTTGTGTACTCTAGTCGTATTAGcctcataattatatttttttactacaACTATTGACACACCTTAATGATAGTCCAAGATCCGCTACAGTTTTGCGAGACAATGATGCATCTTTCATGCAAATCACTATCATCATCAGATACATTCACTAGACTTTGATTGAATATTGACACAACTTTCAGATCCCTTAAACAAGTAATTAGTAGGAACAAGAAAAAAtgcttataatttatataagcTATAGTTGGAGTCTATAAGTAGGAATTGCCATTAGATGCTTTGCTCTACAAGTTACTACTCCAAATTGCTCACTCATGTCCAATTCACTAGGCTGCATACCATTTGGAAGTTCCCAATCAAAGCAATGTACCAACTGCGCAACCACAAGGCGAACAATTATGATTCCCAATTGCATACCAGGGCAACTTCTTCTACCAGAACCAAATGGTAAAAGTTGAAAGTCGTGTCCACGAAGATCTACACTGCTCTCAACAAATCTCTCTGGCAAAAACTTGTCTGGTTCAGGCCAAGCATTAGGATCCCTTTGCGCTGCATATACATTGACAACAATCCTCGATCCCTTTTGCACGAAGAAGCCATCAACAACACAGTCTTCTATGGACTCGTGAATTAGTAATGGTGCAGCAGAATGCAGCCTCAGGGCTTCCTTGATCACCATGTCtaagtaattcaaattttctaagtcaGATTCGTCTACCATTCTATCAAGGCCTACAACTTGTTCCAATTCTTTTTGTAGTTTCTTCATGACATGAGGATGCCTAAGTAGCTCAGTGAGTATCCATTCTACTGATGTTGCTGAAGTGTCCATTGAAGCCATAAGCATGTCCTGCAACACAAAAGTGAATTATGAAAACTTAAAAACTATGTCTCAATGCAAAACAAGTTAGGGCTGGTCGTATGAATACTCTGGTTTTATGCTTGCTCTCACTGGTATAATACACCTAGGACGTCCACATAGATCActacttgttcaactttattCAAGTTTAAGTATTTGCCTATACACATCCAAAGTTGGAGGACATAGATGTCACGTTTATATAGTATGCCTATATAAGACTGGTTATATAACAATTACATTTCAATTACAAACAAATCGGACTAGTTATACGAATACTCTAGTTGGGAGAAGTAGGTTGACAACCAGCGTAAAACTAGTCGGTTTATGATGAACCCATTTGTATTTTCAAATGCTAAATCAATTACCAATGTCAATAAAACTACATACCAATAGGACAGCTTTAACATGGCGTCTATCAAACTCGAATCCAGCTTCACCAGATTGCATAATATCCATCATGGTATCAACAAAATCCTTAGTTTCCCTCTGTTCCTTGGACTCCACATGTTCATCAATAATCTTCTCAAGGAACTCATCAAAAACCTTAGAAAGTGTCTTTAGCCTACTAGTAATCCCCTGAAGATCCAAAACACCAAGATAAGGAAAAAAATCACCAAGATTTGGTGTTGCAGCTAAATGTACAACTTCTTGAACTAGAGATTTAAAACCCCTTTTATCCAAATCGTCATCCATAAACTTTTTCCCAAAAACCATTAAACAACTCAAATTCGCATTCAATGACGAAACTTTCGCACTAAGATCAACAGCAACAACATGTTGTTGATCATTATGATCAGCCACATGTTTAATTGATTTAACCATAAGTGAAACTTCTTCCTTTCTTGAAGGCTGATATGAGTTAATCTTTTGACTACTCACAAGGTTCATAGTagtcaattttctcatgttccTCCAATAAGGACCATATTTAGAGAAAATCAAGTTCCTTTGACCATAACAAACATGTTGTGAGGCTTCATGATGAGGCCTACTAGCAAATACATGATCATAAGTTTTGAGAACTTTTTCAATTGTATTAGGGGATGAGACAACAATTGTTGGTACTAATCCAAGTTGTATGTGCATGAAAGGGCCATATCTTTTGGCTAATTTGTAAAAATCTTGGTGGGGATTTTTGCCTATTAAGTGAAGATGTCCTAAAATAGGAAGTCCCCATGGACCTGGTGGAAGTTTTTTGTTGTGGTTGATGTTTAGTAATTTATGGAATATGTACATGGCTATAGCTACTATAAGTGTAGTCCACATGATCAAAGCCATAGTAGAAATATTCAATGTATGTGACTAAAAGTTCAAGATGGAGAATCCTACTTATAAAtgagaaaatgacaaaaattgtCCCTCTTGTTTGGGTGAAGGTGTAAATTAGTCCCTAAAGTATGTTTTAGGGAAAAAAAAATAGGTCTTCCAAGTTTGTTAAAGGTGAGAACTTCTGGCTAATAC
This genomic window contains:
- the LOC101247609 gene encoding cytochrome P450 71AU50, producing the protein MALIMWTTLIVAIAMYIFHKLLNINHNKKLPPGPWGLPILGHLHLIGKNPHQDFYKLAKRYGPFMHIQLGLVPTIVVSSPNTIEKVLKTYDHVFASRPHHEASQHVCYGQRNLIFSKYGPYWRNMRKLTTMNLVSSQKINSYQPSRKEEVSLMVKSIKHVADHNDQQHVVAVDLSAKVSSLNANLSCLMVFGKKFMDDDLDKRGFKSLVQEVVHLAATPNLGDFFPYLGVLDLQGITSRLKTLSKVFDEFLEKIIDEHVESKEQRETKDFVDTMMDIMQSGEAGFEFDRRHVKAVLLDMLMASMDTSATSVEWILTELLRHPHVMKKLQKELEQVVGLDRMVDESDLENLNYLDMVIKEALRLHSAAPLLIHESIEDCVVDGFFVQKGSRIVVNVYAAQRDPNAWPEPDKFLPERFVESSVDLRGHDFQLLPFGSGRRSCPGMQLGIIIVRLVVAQLVHCFDWELPNGMQPSELDMSEQFGVVTCRAKHLMAIPTYRLQL
- the LOC138348301 gene encoding cytochrome P450 71AU50-like; protein product: MIYFSYICALSHKSYKQHTCKYCLIIIITKQMAFVWATFIFALILLFIFYEILNIKNKKKLPPGPKGIPILGHLHLLGENLTQDLHKFSLKYGAIIYMKFGLVPTYVISSPQSAEKILKTYDHIFASRPHNETAQYISYGQRNLIFSKYGAYWRNMRKLCTVHLLSNMKIHSFQSTRSEEIALMIKEIAQGHVEVDLSAQVSKLSANLSCLMVFGKKFTDDDLDKRGFKYLVQEVTTLAATPNLGDFFPFLGVIDLQGLTRRMKDTSKVLDPFVEKIIDEHVNAKEQKKNKDFVDTMMDIMQSGEAEFQFDRRHVKAVMLDMLVASIDTSSSSIEWMLSELLRNPDIMKKLQRELEEVVGLNRMVQESDLENLKYLNMVFKESFRLHAAAPLLLHEAMEDCVVDDFYIKKGSQVIVNAYTIHRDPNFWTDADKFMPERFLESNVDVRGRDYQLLPFGSGRRSCPGMQLALIIVRLVVAQLVHCFDWELPNEMNPKDLDMTEQFGIVTGRANHLMAVPTYRLQHN